One bacterium genomic window, TGCGGTGGTAGAGTTCCTTGCGGAACTCGGAATGGGCAAACAAAAATACACCTTGAAGGAAGTTGAATAAGCCAGAGCGCCAATTTTTGTGATGCATCACCAGCTGGCTACCAGATCCAGAGTCTGCCCACCAGCTGCCGCCGTTGCACCGCACCAAATACCCGACTGTCAACACTGGCTGAGCGATTGTCGCCCAGGATAAAATACGCGTTATCAACCACAACAAAGGCTTCACTTCCGAGCGCTTTGCCATCTGTCATCAACCCTTTTGGCAGATACGGCTCCGGGTGAACCTTCCCATTCACATAGACACGCCCCTCCTTAAATTGCACGACGTCACCCGGAGCGGCGATAATCCGTTTGACCGCAAATTCATCTGAACCTTTCCGACTGATCTCGACAATGTCTCCAGGTTCCGGATCCTTAAATTGATAGATCACCCGGTTAATCAGATAACGCTCCCCGTCCCGGAGTGTCGGCAGCATACTGGCCCCTTCAACTTCCCCTACCGATAGGACAAACCGTGTAAGCAGAAAATAACTCAGCATGGAACCAAACAACATGGCGGCCATGATGTGGGTTCGTTTTTCCCGCGA contains:
- the lepB gene encoding signal peptidase I produces the protein MRRLFDYRSVSREKRTHIMAAMLFGSMLSYFLLTRFVLSVGEVEGASMLPTLRDGERYLINRVIYQFKDPEPGDIVEISRKGSDEFAVKRIIAAPGDVVQFKEGRVYVNGKVHPEPYLPKGLMTDGKALGSEAFVVVDNAYFILGDNRSASVDSRVFGAVQRRQLVGRLWIW